A region from the Malus domestica chromosome 07, GDT2T_hap1 genome encodes:
- the LOC103440022 gene encoding binding partner of ACD11 1, protein MMEIRTVKVSNVSLGATELDLKDFFSFSGDIEYIEIQGDSERSQVAYVTFKDFKGAETSVLLSGATIVDQSVTIDLAPDYKLPAAVASALPTATENFSPVGAQPAVHNAEDVVSSMLAKGFILGKDAINKAKAFDEKHQLSSTATATVSSLDQKIGFTDKLSAGTTMVNDKVKQMDERFQVSEKTKIAFSAAEQTVSSAGSAIMQNRYVLTGTSWVTDAFRRAARAATEVGQKTTEKVSAQEEGGRKVEGSDPVQ, encoded by the exons ATGATGGAG ATAAGGACGGTGAAAGTTAGCAATGTCTCCCTCGGTGCAACGGAACTTGATTTAAAGGACTTCTTTTCCTTCTCTGGTGATATTGAATACATTGAAATTCAAGG TGACAGCGAGAGGTCTCAGGTTGCATATGTAACCTTCAAGGATTTCAAGGGGGCAGAAACTTCAGTGCTTCTTTCG GGAGCAACAATTGTCGATCAGTCCGTTACCATAGATCTGGCTCCAGATTACAAGCTTCCAGCTGCTGTGGCTTCAGCACTTCCAACT GCAACAGAAAATTTTAGTCCTGTTGGTGCTCAACCTGCTGTTCACAACGCAGAGGATGTCGTGAGCAGCATGCTCGCCAAAGGATTCATTTTGGGAAAAGATGCGATCAACAAGGCAAAGGCCTTTGATGAGAAACACCAGCTTAGTTCCACTGCGACGGCCACAGTTTCTTCTTTGGACCAAAAGATTGGTTTCACTGATAAACTTAGTGCTGGCACAACCATGGTAAATGATAAGGTGAAGCAAATGGATGAAAGGTTTCAGGTTTCTGAGAAGACCAAGATTGCGTTTTCAGCTGCTGAGCAAACGGTGAGTAGTGCTGGATCTGCAATCATGCAGAATCGTTACGTATTGACTGGGACATCATGGGTAACCGATGCTTTTAGAAGGGCTGCCAGGGCGGCAACAGAAGTGGGCCAGAAGACGACGGAAAAAGTTTCAGCTCAGGAAGAGGGTGGAAGGAAAGTGGAAGGAAGTGATCCGGTCCAGTAG
- the LOC103440020 gene encoding histone acetyltransferase MCC1 — protein MWHKWKEKLRRFSKYIKSLLGIDNTIPMVNPKLPWRPAISYRPIQPSDLEILEKIHADLFPIRYEAEFFQNVVNGHDIVSWAAVDRSRPNGQSDELIGFVTARVVPARESEIGDLLSFDSSNSDQTLVYILTLGVVESFRNLGIASALIREVIKYASSIPTCRAIYLHVISYNNSAIHLYQKMSFMCVRRLEGFYLINGQHYDSYLFVYYVNGGRSPCSPLELVTGTLNCMRNGLKSLLAMLRKNEDRKVSKWAKCKETHSHISTAQNRRNLTAAECTGYEYV, from the exons ATGTGGCATAAATGGAAGGAGAAGTTGCGCAGATTCTCCAAGTATATCAAGTCTTTGCTGGGGATTGACAACACAATCCCAATGGTGAACCCAAAACTTCCCTGGCGTCCAGCCATATCCTATAGGCCTATACAACCATCTGACCTTGAGATCTTAGAGAAAATCCATGCTGATTTGTTTCCCATTAG GTATGAGGCTGAGTTTTTCCAAAATGTCGTCAATGGACATGATATTGTGTCATGGGCAGCTGTTGATCGAAGTCGTCCAAATGGTCAAAGTGATGAACTTATTGGATTTGTAACTGCACGAGTTGTTCCTGCAAGAGAAAGTGAG ATTGGGGATTTGCTCAGTTTTGACTCGTCAAATTCAGATCAGACGTTGGTCTACATTTTGACACTGGGAGTGGTAGAATCTTTCAGAAATCTTGGCATAG CATCAGCACTTATTCGTGAGGTCATAAAATATGCCTCAAGTATTCCAACCTGCCGAGCAATTTACTTGCACGTCATTTCTTACAATAATTCTGCAATCCATTTGTACCAAAAAATGTCATTCATGTGTGTAAGAAGGTTGGAAGGCTTTTACTTGATCAATGGTCAGCATTATGATTCATATCTGTTTGTGTACTATGTAAATGGTGGCCGATCTCCTTGCTCCCCATT GGAGCTGGTTACAGGAACGCTGAATTGTATGAGGAATGGTCTTAAGTCTCTGCTTGCAATGCTACGGAAGAACGAAGACAGGAAGGTGTCAAAGTGGGCGAAATGTAAAGAAACCCATAGCCATATATCAACTGCACAAAACAGGAGAAACCTGACTGCAGCAGAGTGTACAGGGTATGAGTATGTTTGA
- the LOC103440021 gene encoding syntaxin-22: MSFQDLEAGSSPQQQQQQQRRPFVYSNAIQNQQQQQNRNQYLYEPSQALSAGIFQINTAVSTYYRLVNSLGTPKDTLQLRDKLRKTRAHIGQLVKDTSDKLKQASETDHHAQVTVVKKITDAKLAKDFQAVLKEFQKAQRLAAERETTYAPFVPKDVLPSSHPAHEQEMSSSRSSKQQTLLLESKRQEVVLADNEIAFNEAIIEEREQGIQEIQQQISEVNEIFKDLAVLVHDQGAIIDDIGSNIENSHAATVQATSHLVKASKTQRSNSSLTCLLLVIFGVILIIVIIVVVA; the protein is encoded by the exons ATGAGTTTCCAAGATCTTGAGGCTGGTTCTTCTCCCCAACAGCAACAGCAGCAACAACGACGACCTTTCGTTTACTCGAATGCAATTCAgaaccagcagcagcagcaaaatCGAAATCAATATCTTTACGAGCCGTCTCAGGCCCTGTCTGCCGGGATTTTCCAGATCAACACCGCCGTATCCACTTATTACCGCCTCGTCAATTCCCTCGGCACCCCCAAAGACACCCTTCAACTCCGCGACAAGCT GCGTAAGACAAGGGCGCATATTGGGCAGTTGGTGAAAGATACTTCAGACAAACTCAAGCAAGCTAGTGAAACTGATCACCATGCCCAAGTTACT GTTGTCAAGAAGATTACGGATGCTAAGCTTGCAAAGGATTTCCAGGCGGTTCTCAAAGAATTTCAGAAGGCTCAGAGGCTTGCAGCTGAAAGGGAAACAACATATGCTCCCTTTGTTCCCAAAGACGTTCTTCCATCCAG TCATCCTGCCCATGAGCAGGAGATGAGTTCATCTAGGAGTTCCAAACAGCAAACTCTTCTTCTAGAATCAAAAAG ACAAGAGGTTGTACTTGCGGACAATGAGATTGCATTCAATGAAGCCATTATTGAAGAAAGGGAGCAAGGGATCCAAGAAATTCAACAACAGATCAGTGAGGTTAATGAGATTTTCAAAGATCTAGCTGTACTGGTCCATGATCAAGGAGCTATAATCG ATGATATTGGTTCTAACATTGAGAACTCCCACGCTGCAACTGTGCAAGCTACCTCCCACCTTGTGAAAGCATCCAAGACCCAAAGATCTAATTCATCTCTg ACTTGTTTGCTGTTGGTGATATTTGGAgtcatcctcatcattgtgaTTATAGTTGTGGTGGCTTGA